One genomic window of Tatumella citrea includes the following:
- a CDS encoding GntR family transcriptional regulator produces MSSVSNSNKSRPEALASRVYQAVKDDIFDFRLLPGDRFSENDIAEKMQVSRTPVRQALYWLAHEGYLEVYFRSGWQVKPFDFEYFEELYDFRTVLECEAVRRLCRLPAEQCRQALTELQNFWIDTPPLPLSDGKEISACDEEFHRGLLDAAGNREMAKVHAIVTEKIRIIRRLDFTREDRISATYREHALILNQIFQQNSEEAQLLLTRHIAESKAEVRKITLHMLQQARTSPES; encoded by the coding sequence ATGAGTTCTGTGAGTAACAGCAATAAATCACGACCAGAAGCACTGGCTTCGCGGGTTTATCAGGCAGTGAAGGACGATATTTTCGACTTCCGTTTACTGCCGGGTGATCGCTTCAGTGAAAACGATATTGCTGAAAAAATGCAGGTCAGCCGGACCCCGGTCCGGCAGGCACTCTACTGGCTGGCCCATGAAGGCTACCTGGAGGTCTATTTCCGCAGTGGTTGGCAGGTTAAACCGTTCGATTTCGAGTATTTCGAAGAACTGTACGACTTCCGTACCGTTCTGGAATGTGAAGCCGTGCGCCGGTTGTGCCGTTTACCGGCAGAGCAGTGCCGCCAGGCATTAACCGAACTGCAAAATTTTTGGATTGATACGCCACCGCTGCCACTCAGTGATGGCAAGGAAATCTCAGCCTGTGATGAAGAGTTTCATCGCGGGTTACTGGATGCGGCAGGAAACCGTGAAATGGCGAAAGTCCATGCGATTGTCACCGAGAAAATTCGCATCATCCGTCGTCTGGACTTTACCCGCGAAGACAGGATCAGTGCCACATACCGGGAACACGCCCTGATTTTAAACCAGATTTTTCAACAAAACAGCGAGGAGGCACAGCTACTGCTCACCAGGCATATCGCAGAGAGTAAAGCGGAAGTCCGCAAAATAACACTACACATGTTACAGCAGGCAAGAACATCACCCGAGTCATAA
- the urtA gene encoding urea ABC transporter substrate-binding protein, which produces MKRRSLLKAFALSATVVSMGVSLGAYAADTIKVGIMHSLSGTMAISETPLKDVALMTIDEINAHGGVLGKKLEPVVVDPASNWPLFAEKARQLLSQDKVAVVFGCWTSVSRKSVLPVFEELNGLLFYPVQYEGEEMSPNVFYTGAAPNQQAIPAVQYLMSEDGGNVKRFFLLGTDYVYPRTTNKILRAYLHSKGVQDKDIQEVYTPFGYSDYQTIVSNIKKFSAGGKTAVISTINGDSNVPFYKELANQGIKATDIPVMAFSVGEEELRGIDTKPLVGELAAWNYFESLDNPVNAKFVADYRAYAKAHHLPNADSVVTNDPMEATYVGIHMWAQAVEKAGTTDVDKVRAAMAGQTFKAPDGYTLTMDQTNHHLHKPVMIGEVEANGQFNVVWQTDGTVRAQPWSPYIAGNDKKPDTPVKGTF; this is translated from the coding sequence ATGAAAAGACGTTCATTACTTAAAGCTTTTGCTCTCTCCGCTACTGTCGTCAGTATGGGGGTCAGTCTCGGTGCTTATGCTGCCGACACTATCAAAGTCGGGATTATGCATTCACTCTCCGGCACCATGGCGATTTCAGAGACGCCGTTGAAAGATGTGGCTCTGATGACCATTGATGAAATTAATGCGCACGGTGGTGTGCTGGGTAAAAAACTGGAGCCAGTGGTGGTTGACCCTGCATCCAACTGGCCATTGTTCGCCGAAAAAGCCCGTCAGTTACTGAGCCAGGATAAAGTTGCTGTCGTCTTCGGTTGCTGGACCTCGGTATCACGTAAGTCCGTTCTGCCGGTATTTGAAGAACTTAATGGTCTGCTGTTCTACCCGGTGCAGTATGAAGGCGAAGAGATGTCACCGAACGTCTTTTATACCGGAGCGGCACCAAACCAGCAGGCAATTCCGGCAGTACAGTACCTGATGAGCGAAGATGGCGGCAATGTTAAACGCTTCTTCCTGCTTGGTACTGACTATGTCTATCCGCGTACCACCAATAAAATCCTGCGTGCCTATCTCCATTCCAAAGGGGTTCAGGATAAAGATATTCAGGAAGTTTATACCCCGTTTGGTTACAGCGATTACCAGACCATTGTTTCCAATATCAAAAAATTCTCTGCCGGTGGTAAGACTGCGGTTATCTCCACCATTAACGGCGATTCCAACGTTCCGTTCTACAAAGAGCTGGCTAACCAGGGCATAAAAGCTACCGATATTCCGGTCATGGCCTTCTCGGTAGGTGAAGAAGAGCTGCGTGGTATTGATACTAAACCTCTGGTTGGTGAACTGGCTGCCTGGAACTATTTTGAATCTCTGGATAACCCGGTAAACGCTAAATTTGTTGCCGATTACCGTGCCTATGCCAAAGCTCACCATCTGCCAAACGCTGACTCCGTAGTTACCAATGACCCGATGGAAGCGACCTACGTCGGCATCCATATGTGGGCTCAGGCAGTCGAGAAAGCCGGCACCACCGATGTGGACAAAGTTCGTGCAGCAATGGCCGGACAGACGTTTAAAGCGCCGGATGGATACACTCTGACCATGGACCAAACCAACCACCACCTGCATAAACCAGTGATGATTGGTGAAGTTGAAGCCAACGGCCAGTTTAACGTGGTCTGGCAGACCGACGGTACCGTACGTGCTCAGCCGTGGAGCCCGTATATTGCCGGGAACGACAAAAAACCTGATACCCCGGTCAAAGGTACGTTCTGA
- the urtB gene encoding urea ABC transporter permease subunit UrtB, whose protein sequence is MTLRRVFWSLLWLTLCQPLLASAGPAADFAAASRTQQATLLQQWAAAPDEHLLPLLNALHNENVVTDENKQPFSKTGDKLVPLDSAQQPTGNTRKLLMNNRLRILTSRALSAIELTSHDPALRLLAARQLQNDVASDQLPLMQQQLQKETNPQVRDALSQAVALLQLTNPQAEVRLQAVKLLGQASNPDVQASLQPLTQASTEPDAKVRQAAADSLQQIHHRLMWGDWLGQAFSGLSLGSILLLAALGLAITYGLLGVINMAHGEMLMIGAYTTWMIQSLFQQWAPQWLAWYPILALPAAFLLTAAIGMILERTIIRHLYGRPLETLLATWGISLILIQGVRILFGAQNLEVANPGWLSGGWQVLPNLVLPYNRIAVIVFVVGVLLLTWLLLNKTRLGLNIRAVTQNRAMADCCGVATGKVDMLAFGLGSGLAGLGGVALSQLGNVGPELGQSYIIDSFLVVVVGGVGQLAGTVAAALSLGILNKVLEPQVGAVLGKIIILLAIILFIQKRPQGLFAAKGRVID, encoded by the coding sequence ATCACACTACGCCGCGTTTTCTGGTCATTACTGTGGTTAACACTGTGCCAGCCATTACTCGCCAGTGCCGGTCCTGCGGCAGATTTTGCCGCCGCCAGCCGCACACAGCAGGCCACATTGTTACAGCAGTGGGCTGCCGCACCTGATGAACATTTACTGCCACTACTGAATGCATTACATAATGAGAATGTGGTAACAGATGAGAACAAGCAGCCTTTCAGTAAAACCGGCGACAAACTGGTGCCACTGGACAGTGCACAACAGCCTACCGGCAATACCCGTAAATTGCTGATGAACAACCGGCTGCGAATTCTGACCTCCCGCGCCTTGTCAGCTATCGAACTAACCAGCCATGATCCGGCACTCCGTCTGCTGGCCGCACGGCAGTTACAGAATGATGTAGCCAGCGATCAGCTACCACTAATGCAACAACAGTTGCAGAAAGAAACTAACCCGCAGGTTCGCGATGCCCTGTCACAGGCAGTAGCCCTGCTGCAACTGACTAATCCTCAGGCGGAAGTGCGCCTGCAGGCAGTGAAACTGTTAGGTCAGGCCAGTAACCCTGATGTACAGGCCAGCCTGCAACCTCTTACTCAGGCATCAACCGAACCGGATGCGAAGGTACGCCAGGCTGCAGCTGACAGCCTGCAGCAGATCCACCATCGACTGATGTGGGGTGACTGGCTCGGTCAGGCATTTAGTGGCCTGTCTCTTGGTTCCATACTGCTGCTGGCAGCACTTGGTCTCGCCATTACCTATGGCCTGCTGGGGGTGATTAATATGGCCCACGGCGAAATGCTGATGATAGGTGCTTATACCACCTGGATGATCCAAAGCCTGTTCCAGCAATGGGCACCACAATGGCTGGCATGGTATCCAATACTGGCGCTGCCGGCCGCCTTCCTGCTGACTGCCGCTATCGGCATGATCCTTGAACGTACTATTATTCGTCACCTTTATGGCCGCCCGCTGGAAACACTGCTGGCTACCTGGGGCATCAGCCTGATTCTGATCCAGGGAGTCCGGATACTGTTCGGCGCGCAGAACCTGGAAGTTGCTAACCCGGGTTGGTTATCCGGAGGCTGGCAGGTGTTACCGAACCTGGTACTGCCTTATAACCGGATTGCCGTCATTGTGTTTGTGGTTGGTGTGCTGCTGCTCACCTGGCTGCTGCTCAACAAAACCCGGCTCGGACTGAATATCCGTGCCGTTACCCAAAACCGCGCAATGGCTGACTGTTGCGGAGTAGCTACCGGCAAAGTGGATATGCTGGCGTTTGGCCTGGGTTCCGGCCTGGCCGGTCTGGGAGGCGTCGCCTTATCTCAGTTAGGTAATGTCGGTCCGGAACTGGGACAAAGTTATATTATTGATTCCTTCCTGGTAGTGGTGGTCGGTGGTGTCGGGCAGCTGGCAGGAACCGTGGCAGCCGCACTGAGTCTGGGTATTCTGAATAAAGTGCTGGAACCGCAGGTCGGTGCTGTGCTGGGTAAAATCATCATCCTGCTGGCGATTATCCTGTTTATCCAGAAACGTCCTCAGGGGCTGTTCGCTGCTAAAGGGAGGGTCATTGACTAA
- the urtC gene encoding urea ABC transporter permease subunit UrtC, giving the protein MSQPITVTIGKKMPVLTLTLVSVVLLALLIMPFLSLLPASNPLSVSTYTLTLCGKILCYAIVAVALDLVWGYAGMLSLGHGLFFALGGYAMGMYLMRQASGDALPAFMSFLSWDHLPWFWTGTQSFIWTLCLIVLLPGGLAALFGFFAFRSKIKGVYFSIMTQALTYAGMLLFFRNETGFGGNNGFTGFTTLLDWKIDATGTRIALFMATVILLALSLLTGFLLARSKFGRILTAVRDAENRLMFCGYDPRGFKLFIWTLSAVMCGLAGALYVPQVGIINPGEMSPTNSIEAAIWVALGGRGTLIGPVLGAAIVNGAKSWFTVSFPDYWLFFLGLMFIVVTLVLPQGVVGLLRRRKND; this is encoded by the coding sequence ATGAGCCAGCCAATTACTGTCACCATAGGCAAAAAAATGCCGGTACTGACGCTGACGCTGGTCAGTGTGGTCCTGCTGGCATTGCTGATTATGCCGTTTCTTAGTTTACTTCCGGCCAGCAATCCGCTGTCAGTCTCGACTTATACTCTGACACTGTGCGGTAAGATCCTCTGTTATGCCATCGTTGCCGTCGCCCTGGATCTGGTTTGGGGCTACGCAGGGATGCTGTCGCTGGGTCACGGGCTGTTCTTTGCATTGGGGGGCTACGCTATGGGGATGTACCTGATGCGTCAGGCCTCTGGTGACGCCCTGCCGGCCTTTATGTCGTTTCTCTCCTGGGACCATCTGCCCTGGTTCTGGACCGGAACTCAGTCATTTATCTGGACGTTATGCCTGATTGTGTTGTTGCCTGGCGGGCTGGCTGCGTTATTTGGTTTCTTTGCTTTTCGCTCAAAAATCAAAGGGGTCTACTTTTCGATCATGACTCAGGCACTGACCTACGCCGGAATGCTGCTGTTCTTCCGTAACGAGACCGGATTTGGCGGCAATAACGGATTCACCGGCTTCACCACACTGCTCGACTGGAAGATTGATGCCACAGGAACCCGTATTGCGCTGTTTATGGCCACAGTGATTCTGCTGGCGTTATCACTGCTCACTGGCTTCCTGCTGGCGCGCAGTAAATTCGGCCGCATTTTGACGGCAGTGCGTGACGCCGAAAACCGTCTGATGTTTTGTGGTTATGACCCACGCGGTTTCAAATTATTTATCTGGACCCTGTCGGCCGTCATGTGTGGCCTGGCCGGGGCACTCTATGTTCCGCAGGTTGGAATCATCAACCCGGGAGAAATGTCACCGACTAACTCAATTGAAGCCGCAATCTGGGTAGCACTCGGCGGCCGCGGCACACTGATTGGCCCGGTGTTAGGTGCGGCGATTGTTAACGGGGCGAAGAGCTGGTTTACCGTCAGTTTCCCGGATTACTGGCTGTTTTTCCTCGGCCTGATGTTTATTGTGGTTACCCTGGTTCTGCCACAGGGTGTTGTCGGGCTGTTGCGCCGGAGGAAAAATGACTGA
- the urtD gene encoding urea ABC transporter ATP-binding protein UrtD, translating into MTDQIYTHSSPADRHRQQTDPVLQLENISVTFDGFRALNNLSLNIGVGELRCVIGPNGAGKTTLMDVITGKTRPDEGKVVYDQRTDLTRLSPSEIARAGIGRKFQKPTVFEALTVFENLEIALKAPKTVAASLRARLNGEQQDRIASTLQLLRLSDQQQRLAGLLSHGQKQFLEIGMLLVQEPHLLLLDEPAAGMTDAETEYTAELFRELAGKHSLMVVEHDMGFVETIADHVTVLHQGQVLAEGSLREVQANEHVIDVYLGR; encoded by the coding sequence ATGACTGATCAAATTTATACCCACAGCTCACCGGCCGACCGGCATCGTCAGCAAACCGATCCGGTGTTGCAGCTGGAAAATATTTCGGTGACATTCGACGGTTTTCGCGCCCTGAATAACCTGTCGCTGAATATCGGCGTCGGGGAACTGCGTTGCGTTATCGGGCCGAATGGTGCCGGTAAAACTACCCTGATGGATGTTATCACCGGTAAGACCCGGCCGGACGAGGGCAAAGTAGTGTACGACCAGCGTACCGATCTGACACGCTTGTCACCCTCAGAAATTGCCCGCGCCGGTATTGGCCGTAAATTTCAGAAACCAACCGTGTTTGAAGCGCTAACCGTGTTCGAAAATCTCGAAATTGCACTGAAAGCACCAAAAACCGTGGCGGCCTCATTGCGGGCCAGACTGAACGGAGAGCAACAGGACAGAATCGCCTCGACTCTGCAATTGCTCCGTCTGTCAGACCAGCAACAACGGCTGGCAGGGTTGTTATCGCACGGACAAAAACAGTTTCTCGAAATCGGTATGCTGCTGGTTCAGGAACCCCATCTGTTGTTGCTGGATGAACCCGCCGCAGGGATGACCGATGCAGAAACAGAATACACCGCTGAGTTATTCCGCGAGCTGGCAGGAAAACACTCACTGATGGTGGTGGAGCACGATATGGGATTCGTCGAAACTATCGCCGACCATGTCACAGTCCTGCATCAGGGGCAGGTACTGGCAGAGGGTTCTCTGCGTGAAGTACAGGCCAATGAACACGTTATTGACGTATACCTGGGGCGCTAA
- the urtE gene encoding urea ABC transporter ATP-binding subunit UrtE, with amino-acid sequence MLQIAELHQYYGGSHILRGLSFEVPVGQVTCLLGRNGVGKTTLLRCLMGLLPVKSGTIHWQQQLLNQRKPHQRVNAGIAWVPQGREIFPRLTVEENLLLGMSRFSAREARHVPEDIYQLFPVLKEMKHRRGGDLSGGQQQQLAIGRALASRPQLLILDEPTEGIQPSVIKEIGQVIKMLAQRGDMGILLVEQFYDFAAELADQYLVMSRGEIIQQGSGADMEKDGVRKLVAI; translated from the coding sequence ATGTTACAGATTGCCGAATTACATCAGTATTATGGCGGCAGCCATATTTTGCGCGGCCTGTCGTTTGAAGTGCCTGTCGGTCAGGTGACCTGTTTGCTGGGTCGCAACGGGGTTGGTAAAACCACCCTGCTGCGTTGCCTGATGGGGCTGTTACCCGTGAAGTCAGGCACTATCCACTGGCAGCAACAGCTGCTTAATCAGCGTAAACCCCACCAGCGGGTCAATGCAGGCATTGCCTGGGTACCGCAAGGGCGTGAAATTTTTCCACGTCTGACGGTAGAAGAAAACCTGCTGTTGGGTATGTCACGCTTTTCAGCCCGCGAGGCACGTCACGTCCCGGAAGATATTTATCAGCTGTTCCCGGTACTAAAGGAGATGAAACATCGTCGTGGCGGGGATCTCTCCGGAGGCCAGCAGCAGCAACTGGCAATTGGCCGTGCGCTCGCCAGCCGCCCGCAATTACTCATCCTCGATGAACCGACAGAAGGTATTCAGCCTTCGGTGATTAAGGAAATTGGCCAGGTTATTAAAATGCTGGCTCAGCGTGGTGATATGGGGATTTTACTGGTTGAGCAGTTCTATGACTTTGCCGCTGAACTGGCGGATCAGTATCTGGTGATGTCCAGAGGCGAGATTATTCAACAAGGCTCTGGCGCAGATATGGAAAAGGATGGAGTCAGAAAACTGGTGGCAATTTAG
- a CDS encoding OB-fold protein: MKKYILPVIGAAILLSGCQQLQQTLNDASAQVNKLTSKSSSTSGTSGNDDALLNGSATSTTLAQICSDFSKNSFRAKERWENKTVQITDVITNINESRPLVNGDPGFVKQATLSFRTKYEATANLGGCNANAFIDYSELTKYSVGQRVTLKGVVRMGMGDSSVTSVIVLSPAKVISAH; this comes from the coding sequence ATGAAAAAATATATCCTTCCCGTCATTGGTGCAGCTATATTGCTGTCGGGCTGCCAGCAATTACAACAAACTTTAAATGATGCCTCAGCGCAGGTTAATAAACTGACCAGCAAAAGCTCTTCAACATCAGGGACATCAGGTAATGATGATGCCTTACTGAATGGTAGTGCAACCAGCACGACGTTGGCACAAATATGCAGTGACTTTAGTAAGAACTCCTTCAGGGCAAAAGAACGCTGGGAAAATAAGACCGTTCAAATTACTGATGTGATCACTAACATTAATGAATCGAGACCATTAGTTAATGGCGACCCGGGATTTGTTAAGCAGGCAACGTTGAGTTTCAGAACTAAATATGAAGCGACCGCAAACCTGGGTGGATGTAATGCCAATGCCTTTATCGATTACAGCGAACTGACTAAATACAGTGTTGGCCAGCGGGTGACTTTAAAAGGTGTTGTCAGAATGGGAATGGGCGATTCAAGTGTGACATCGGTAATTGTACTGTCGCCGGCAAAAGTTATCAGCGCACATTAA
- a CDS encoding TetR/AcrR family transcriptional regulator, producing MTVVQDQKSTAYDKLLMAARVLFYNYGIAATGIDAVVKRAGVAKKSLYNNFSSKDALIEAYLTARHQEWLDLYQRRSATATTPQQGIMAVFNAYTDHAEFEYEYAFRGCGLLNAAAELPTGAPGRKAICQHKQQVEDILKQHISQLTKDQTRCDLLARHLSFLLEGSITRAGLEGNSDCISQASAMAQSLLETL from the coding sequence ATGACTGTCGTTCAGGATCAAAAATCCACGGCCTATGACAAACTACTGATGGCTGCCAGAGTGCTGTTTTATAACTACGGCATTGCTGCCACTGGTATCGATGCGGTAGTGAAACGGGCCGGTGTGGCTAAAAAAAGTTTGTATAACAATTTCAGTTCCAAAGACGCACTGATTGAGGCCTATCTGACAGCTCGTCATCAGGAATGGCTGGATCTCTATCAGCGCCGTTCTGCAACCGCAACCACTCCTCAGCAAGGCATCATGGCCGTATTTAACGCCTATACCGATCACGCTGAATTTGAATACGAATATGCTTTTCGTGGCTGCGGGCTGCTGAATGCCGCCGCAGAACTGCCTACCGGAGCTCCTGGCCGTAAAGCTATTTGTCAGCACAAACAACAGGTGGAAGATATTCTGAAACAGCACATTAGTCAGTTGACGAAAGACCAGACGCGCTGTGATTTACTGGCCCGACATTTATCATTTCTGCTGGAAGGAAGCATTACACGGGCCGGTCTGGAAGGTAACAGTGACTGCATAAGCCAGGCCTCCGCCATGGCACAAAGCCTGCTGGAGACCCTATGA
- a CDS encoding DMT family transporter — MTSQTSRPQAGIAAVLAASVLWGTTGTAATFASGVSPLAIGAVAMGGGGILQALLALPKMLSGRRQIAANWLNLLIGALAVAVYPLAFYASMHYAGVAAGTVISIGSAPLLSALIEYYFDGHPLSRQWICGASIGVAGMILLCIAEDRAATSGDSLQTLSGILLGLVAGFTYALYSWSARRMMHNSVNATAAMGSTFGAGGILLIPVLLLTGAPLLASTTNIAVALYMALVPMFIGYLCYGIGLARIKASTATTLSLTEPVVAALLAVTLVGERLPASGWAGIGLIILCLVIITLPARLFRLRRRVTA; from the coding sequence ATGACCTCACAGACTTCTCGCCCGCAGGCAGGAATAGCCGCCGTGCTGGCCGCCTCTGTTCTCTGGGGAACGACGGGGACTGCCGCGACTTTCGCTTCAGGCGTCAGCCCATTGGCGATTGGAGCGGTGGCTATGGGGGGTGGCGGAATATTACAGGCTTTGCTGGCCCTGCCAAAAATGCTCTCCGGTCGCCGGCAGATTGCAGCTAACTGGCTGAATTTACTTATTGGCGCACTGGCGGTCGCCGTTTATCCGCTGGCGTTTTATGCCTCGATGCATTATGCCGGAGTGGCGGCAGGTACTGTGATTTCTATTGGTTCTGCCCCGCTGTTATCCGCGTTGATCGAATACTATTTTGACGGACATCCACTTAGCCGCCAGTGGATCTGTGGTGCATCGATCGGAGTGGCCGGGATGATTCTGCTGTGTATTGCCGAAGACCGGGCTGCTACTTCCGGAGACAGCCTGCAAACACTAAGTGGTATTTTGCTGGGACTGGTGGCTGGCTTCACTTATGCTCTTTATTCATGGTCAGCACGACGCATGATGCACAACAGCGTCAATGCCACGGCCGCCATGGGTTCCACTTTCGGAGCCGGTGGGATACTGCTGATTCCTGTATTACTGTTGACCGGCGCACCACTGCTGGCCTCCACTACCAATATCGCCGTCGCTCTTTATATGGCACTGGTGCCAATGTTTATCGGTTATCTGTGCTACGGAATCGGCCTGGCACGCATCAAAGCCAGTACCGCTACCACGTTGTCATTAACAGAGCCGGTAGTCGCGGCCTTGCTGGCGGTGACTCTGGTGGGAGAACGCCTGCCGGCTTCCGGCTGGGCCGGTATCGGGCTTATCATCCTGTGTCTGGTCATTATTACCCTGCCGGCGCGATTGTTCCGTCTGCGTCGTCGTGTTACCGCATGA
- the ettA gene encoding energy-dependent translational throttle protein EttA, with product MAQFVYSMHRVGKVVPPKRHILKNISLSFFPGAKIGVLGLNGAGKSTLLRIMAGIDTDIEGEARPQPGLKIGYLPQEPKLNPEHTVRESVEEAMAEVVGALKRLDEVYALYADPDADFDKLAAEQGRLEEIIQAHDGHNINTQFERAADALRLPDWDAKIANLSGGERRRVALCRLLLEKPDMLLLDEPTNHLDAESVAWLERFLHDFEGTVVAITHDRYFLDNVAGWILELDRGEGIPWEGNYSSWLEQKDQRLAQEASSEAARRKSIEKELEWVRQGAKGRQSKGKARLARFEELNSVEYQKRNETSELFIPPGARLGDKVVEVNNLTKSYGDRLLIDDLSFSVPKGAIVGIIGANGAGKSTLFRMLSGQEQPDSGSIELGETVKLASVDQFRDAMDNSKTVWEEVSGGQDIMKIGNFEMPSRAYVGRFNFKGTDQGKRVGELSGGERGRLHLAKLLQVGGNLLLLDEPTNDLDVETLRALENALLEFPGCAMVISHDRWFLDRIATHILDYQDEGNIAFFEGNFTEYEEYKKRTLGAEALEPKRIKYKRMTK from the coding sequence GTGGCTCAATTCGTTTACAGCATGCATCGCGTGGGCAAAGTTGTCCCGCCAAAGCGGCATATCCTGAAGAACATCTCCCTGAGTTTTTTCCCCGGGGCCAAAATCGGGGTTCTGGGACTTAACGGTGCCGGTAAATCCACCCTGTTGCGCATTATGGCCGGTATTGATACCGACATTGAGGGTGAAGCACGTCCTCAGCCTGGCCTGAAAATTGGCTACCTGCCACAGGAACCAAAACTTAATCCTGAACACACTGTCCGTGAATCCGTTGAAGAAGCCATGGCAGAAGTGGTTGGCGCGCTGAAGCGTCTGGATGAAGTTTATGCACTGTACGCCGATCCCGATGCAGACTTTGATAAGCTGGCTGCAGAACAGGGACGTCTGGAAGAAATCATCCAGGCACATGACGGCCACAACATTAACACTCAGTTTGAACGTGCAGCCGATGCTCTGCGCCTGCCAGACTGGGATGCAAAAATTGCCAATCTCTCCGGGGGGGAACGTCGTCGTGTCGCCCTGTGTCGTCTGCTGTTAGAAAAACCTGACATGCTGCTGCTCGACGAACCTACCAACCACCTGGATGCTGAGTCTGTCGCCTGGCTGGAACGTTTCCTGCACGACTTCGAAGGAACGGTAGTGGCGATTACCCACGACCGTTACTTCCTGGATAATGTGGCCGGCTGGATTCTGGAACTGGACCGTGGTGAAGGTATTCCGTGGGAAGGTAACTACTCCTCCTGGCTGGAGCAGAAAGATCAGCGGCTGGCTCAGGAAGCGTCCTCAGAAGCAGCTCGTCGCAAATCGATTGAAAAAGAGCTGGAATGGGTACGTCAGGGGGCTAAAGGCCGTCAGTCTAAAGGTAAAGCCCGTCTGGCACGCTTTGAAGAGCTGAACAGCGTTGAGTACCAGAAACGTAACGAAACCAGTGAGCTGTTTATCCCACCTGGCGCACGTCTCGGGGATAAAGTGGTTGAGGTGAATAACCTGACCAAGAGCTACGGTGATCGTCTGCTGATTGATGACCTGAGCTTCTCAGTACCGAAAGGGGCCATCGTCGGAATTATCGGGGCGAACGGTGCCGGTAAATCGACCCTGTTCCGTATGCTATCCGGGCAGGAACAGCCAGATTCAGGCAGCATTGAACTGGGTGAAACCGTGAAACTGGCGTCAGTTGATCAGTTCCGTGATGCGATGGACAACAGCAAAACGGTCTGGGAAGAAGTGTCCGGCGGTCAGGACATCATGAAAATTGGTAACTTTGAAATGCCGAGCCGCGCTTATGTGGGTCGTTTCAACTTCAAAGGGACTGACCAGGGCAAACGTGTTGGTGAGCTGTCTGGTGGTGAGCGTGGCCGTCTGCACCTGGCCAAACTGCTGCAGGTTGGCGGCAACCTGTTACTGCTCGATGAACCTACCAACGACCTGGACGTGGAAACCCTGCGGGCCCTGGAAAACGCCCTGCTGGAGTTCCCGGGCTGTGCCATGGTTATCTCGCATGACCGCTGGTTCCTTGACCGCATCGCTACCCATATCCTTGATTACCAGGATGAAGGGAATATCGCCTTCTTCGAAGGTAACTTCACCGAATATGAAGAGTACAAGAAACGGACTCTGGGTGCTGAAGCACTGGAACCAAAACGTATCAAGTACAAGCGTATGACCAAGTAG